One Helianthus annuus cultivar XRQ/B chromosome 12, HanXRQr2.0-SUNRISE, whole genome shotgun sequence genomic region harbors:
- the LOC110894604 gene encoding NADH dehydrogenase [ubiquinone] 1 beta subcomplex subunit 7, whose translation MEIEGSSKPMIATQKEMVEAKVPLAYRDQCAHLLIPLNKCRQSEFYLPWKCEDERHTYEKCEYELVMERMLQMQKLKQANKQPQGQGSSIPLIPKAANA comes from the coding sequence ATGGAGATCGAAGGATCATCAAAACCAATGATAGCAACACAGAAAGAgatggtggaggcaaaggtgccGCTAGCATACAGAGACCAGTGCGCACACCTGCTCATCCCGCTCAACAAGTGCCGCCAATCCGAGTTCTATCTCCCATGGAAATGCGAAGACGAGCGTCACACCTACGAGAAGTGCGAGTACGAGCTTGTTATGGAGCGGATGCTCCAGATGCAGAAGCTCAAGCAAGCCAATAAGCAGCCGCAGGGACAGGGAAGCTCCATTCCTCTTATTCCTAAAGCTGCCAATGCCTGA
- the LOC110892696 gene encoding uncharacterized protein LOC110892696 — translation MRLTIGRSTSEIEDINNFAKWLLDLGEGNVGCPNDGEASIEIPPDLLINDTSDPISSLIDFVYPSILDNYNNHNYFSERAILAPKNEVVHEINDRLLALFPGEGREYLSSDSLCQTKNPNSTQLKLYSPDVLNGLKVSGLPNHRLVLKVGVPVMLLRNIDQQNGLCNSTRLQIKRLYNRVIEA, via the coding sequence ATGAGATTAACCATTGGACGCTCTACATCTGAGATTGAAGATATCAACAATTTTGCCAAGTGGCTTTTGGATTTGGGTGAGGGAAATGTTGGTTGTCCTAATGACGGGGAAGCATCAATTGAAATACCACCGGATCTTCTAATTAACGACACCTCTGATCCGATTTCATCTTTAATTGATTTCGTGTACCCTTCAATTTTAGATAACTACAACAATCATAACTACTTTAGCGAGAGGGCTATACTTGCGCCTAAGAACGAGGTTGTGCATGAGATAAATGACAGGTTGTTAGCGTTATTCCCAGGCGAAGGAAGAGAGTATCTAAGCTCCGATAGTCTTTGTCAGACTAAGAATCCTAATTCAACACAACTAAAACTATACTCACCAGATGTGTTGAATGGTCTTAAAGTATCAGGTTTGCCTAATCACAGGTTAGTACTCAAAGTTGGTGTACCAGTAATGCTATTACGTAACATTGACCAACAAAATGGTTTATGCAACAGTACGAGGTTACAGATAAAAAGATTATACAACCGTGTCATAGAAGCATAA
- the LOC110892695 gene encoding ATP-dependent DNA helicase PIF4-like, with the protein MPYPDEASLADSQNRLIYEERCYTQLDRGNEYERQMSMLNDEQRSVFEEILKAVDGDAGGVFFAYGYGGTGKTFLWKTLSATIRSKGQIVLNVASSGIASLLLTGGRNAHSRFHIPLNLTEDSVCHIKLDSDTARLLRETKLIIWDEAPMVHKHAFEALDRTMNDILNMDTSIGSEILFGGKVIVFGGDFRQILPVVPNGGRQEIVKYLALFVIFVE; encoded by the coding sequence ATGCCATATCCTGATGAAGCGTCTTTAGCTGATTCACAAAATCGCCTAATATATGAGGAGCGTTGTTACACCCAATTAGATCGTGGAAACGAGTACGAAAGGCAAATGAGTATGCTAAACGATGAACAACGGTCTGTTTTTGAAGAAATACTGAAAGCCGTTGACGGTGATGCAGGTGGTGTATTCTTTGCCTATGGATATGGTGGAACCGGTAAAACATTCTTATGGAAGACATTGTCTGCGACAATTAGATCTAAGGGTCAAATTGTGTTAAATGTCGCATCAAGTGGAATTGCATCGTTGCTACTGACTGGGGGCAGGAATGCACACTCCCGGTTTCATATTCCTTTAAATCTTACTGAGGATTCAGTTTGTCATATAAAACTAGACAGTGACACAGCTAGATTACTACGTGAAACCAAGTTAATTATATGGGATGAAGCCCCAATGGTTCATAAACACGCATTCGAAGCTTTGGATAGAACGATGAATGACATATTAAATATGGACACTTCCATAGGTTCTGAAATTTTGTTTGGAGGTAAGGttattgtttttggtggtgattttAGACAAATTCTTCCTGTTGTCCCCAATGGTGGAAGACAAGAGATAGTGAAATACCTCGCTTTGTTCGTCATATTTGTGGAGTAA
- the LOC110892694 gene encoding uncharacterized protein LOC110892694, whose amino-acid sequence MLPSSFTGGARYMMQNYLDAMSLCKCFGYPDFFITITCNPKWPEVTRFLRDTTLKPEDRADILSRLFKLKLDAICKDLKERHLLGKAAAVVYTIEFQKRGLPHAHLCLFMENEYKLPTVDHVDAFICAEIPNRNEDPELYTLVKDYMIHGPCGLANLSCPCMVDRKCSKGFPKKFQDHTTLDSNGFPVYGRRNDGATVIKNRIELDNRSVVPYNKTLLKRYQAHINVEWCNQAGSIKYLFKYINKGPDRATVVVVQGDNQNEEPSKDEIKEYYDCRYISACEASWRIFSNEVHYRYPFVTRLPFHLPGQQNVVFGPDEDINSVLNKPSVKVSMFLSWMERNKDPNDTMARTLTYVQFPIFYVWKIENRCWEPRQKGKAIGRIHSVPPSFGEAYFLRILLNKVKGPKSFEDIRTVNGHVHDTFRDACYALGLLDDDIEYIEAIKEANETATCSYIRVLFAMMLLSNTLSRPEVVWESTWKYMTDDFIYRLRKFH is encoded by the exons ATGTTGCCGTCTTCATTTACCGGCGGTGCtagatatatgatgcaaaactaTTTAGATGCCATGTCTCTATGCAAGTGTTTTGGTTATCCCGACTTTTTTATAACCATCACATGCAACCCAAAATGGCCGGAGGTAACAAGGTTTCTTAGAGACACCACACTTAAACCTGAAGATAGAGCAGATATTCTGTCAAGATTATTTAAGTTGAAATTGGATGCTATTTGCAAAGACTTAAAGGAACGCCATCTATTGGGAAAAGCTGCCGCAG TTGTTTACACTATCGAGTTTCAAAAACGTGGATTGCCTCATGCACACTTATGCTTATTCATGGAGAATGAATATAAACTTCCTACAGTGGACCATGTTGATGCATTTATATGTGCTGAGATTCCAAACAGAAATGAGGACCCGGAGTTATACACACTTGTGAAAGACTATATGATTCATGGTCCATGTGGTCTTGCTAACCTAAGCTGTCCATGTATGGTTGATAGAAAATGTTCGAAAGGCTTTCCAAAAAAGTTTCAAGATCATACGACATTAGATTCAAATGGATTCCCAGTGTACGGAAGAAGAAACGACGGTGCGACAGTTATAAAGAACCGCATTGAGCTAGATAATAGAAGTGTTGTACCATACAACAAAACGCTGTTGAAAAGGTATCAGGCGCACATAAATGTTGAGTGGTGCAATCAAGCTGGGTCtatcaaatatttgtttaaatacaTCAACAAAGGACCTGATAGAGCAACTGTTGTTGTTGTGCAAGGGGATAACCAAAACGAAGAACCATCAAAAGATGAGATAAAAGAGTATTATGATTGTAGGTACATCTCAGCTTGTGAGGCATCTTGGAGGATATTCTCTAATGAAGTACACTATAGGTATCCTTTTGTTACAAGGTTACCTTTCCATCTTCCAGGACAACAAAATGTCGTTTTTGGTCCTGACGAAGATATAAATTCCGTCCTTAACAAACCATCTGTAAAAGTGTCAATGTTTTTGTCTTGGATGGAACGTAACAAAGACCCGAATGACACAATGGCCCGTACCCTTACTTATGTTCAGTTTCCAATTTTTTATGTATGGAAGATTGAAAATCGTTGCTGGGAACCTAGACAAAAGGGAAAAGCGATTGGCAGAATTCACTCTGTACCCCCTTCTTTTGGTGAAGCATATTTTTTAAGGATTCTTCTTAACAAAGTCAAAGGGCCAAAATCGTTTGAGGACATTAGAACCGTTAATGGTCATGTACACGATACCTTTAGAGATGCGTGTTACGCACTTGGTCTTTTGGACGATGACATAGAGTACATTGAAGCAATCAAGGAAGCAAATGAAACAGCAACATGTTCATATATTCGTGTTTTGTTTGCAATGATGTTGTTATCAAATACTCTGTCTAGACCTGAGGTGGTATGGGAAAGCACGTGGAAATATATGACGGATGACTTTATTTACAGATTAAGAAAATTTCATTGA